The proteins below are encoded in one region of Pongo pygmaeus isolate AG05252 chromosome 20, NHGRI_mPonPyg2-v2.0_pri, whole genome shotgun sequence:
- the IRF3 gene encoding interferon regulatory factor 3 isoform X3, translated as MDFDWQGAVSLLGTEKLPHLDPAEARARGASPLKFYPACSAQEDILDELLGNMVLAPLPDPGPPSLAVAPEPCPQPQQSPSLDNPTPFPNLGPSENPLKRLLVPGEEWEFEVTAFYRGRQVFQQTISCPEGLRLVGSEVGDRTLPGWPITLPDPGVSLTDRGVMSYVRHVLSCLGGGLALWRAGQWLWAQRLGHCHTYWAVSEELLPNSGHGPDGEVPKDKEGGVFDLGPFIVGSWAPRSDYLHGRKRTLTTLCPLVLCWGVMAPGPAVDQEACDGQGCAHVPQGLGRNRPGRGCLLPGEHCGPAHFQQPPTLPHLRPVQGLPAGLGGGHGFPGPWGGLSPRSSWCGL; from the exons ATGGATTTCGATTGGCAAGGGGCTGTCAGCCTCTTGGGAACTGAAAAACTCCCTCACCTTGATCCTGCTGAGGCCCGAGCCCGGGGAGCATCCCCTCTGAAATTCTACCCAGCCTGCTCTGCCCAG GAAGACATTCTGGATGAGTTACTGGGTAACATGGTGTTGGCCCCACTCCCAGATCCGGGACCCCCAAGCCTGGCTGTAGCCCCTGAGCCCTGCCCTCAGCCCCAGCAGAGCCCCAGCTTGGACAATCCCACTCCCTTCCCAAACTTGGGGCCCTCTGAGAACCCACTGAAGCGGCTGTTGGTGCCGGGGGAAG aGTGGGAGTTTGAGGTGACAGCCTTCTACCGGGGCCGCCAAGTCTTCCAGCAGACCATCTCCTGCCCAGAGGGCCTGCGGCTGGTGGGGTCCGAAGTGGGAGACAGGACGCTGCCTGGATGGCCAATCACACTGCCAGACCCTGGCGTGTCCCTGACAGACAGGGGAGTGATGAGCTACGTGAGGcatgtgctgagctgcctgggtGGGGGACTGGCTCTCTGGCGGGCTGGGCAGTGGCTCTGGGCCCAGCGGCTGGGGCACTGCCACACATACTGGGCAGTGAGCGAGGAGCTCCTCCCCAACAGCGGGCATGGGCCTGACGGTGAGGTCCCCAAGGACAAGGAAGGAGGCGTGTTCGACCTGGGGCCCTTCATTGTAG GCTCCTGGGCCCCCAGATCTGATTACCTTCACGGAAGGAAGCGGACGCTCACCACGCTATGCCCTCTGGTTCTGTGTTGGGGAGTCATGGCCCCAGGACCAGCCGTGGACCAAGAGGCTTGTGATGGTCAAG GTTGTGCCCACGTGCCTCAGGGCCTTGGTAGAAATCGCCCGGGTAGGGGGTGCCTCCTCCCTGGAGAACACTGTGGACCTGCACATTTCCAACAGCCACCCACTCTCCCTCACCTCCGACCAGTACAAGGCCTACCTGCAGGACTTGGTGGAGGGCATGGATTTCCAGGGCCCTGGGGAGGCCTGAGCCCTCGCTCCTCATGGTGTGGCCTCTAA
- the IRF3 gene encoding interferon regulatory factor 3 isoform X1 — MGTPKPRILPWLVSQLDLGQLEGVAWVNKSRTRFRIPWKHGLRQDAQQEDFGIFQAWAEATGAYVPGRDKPDLPTWKRNFRSALNRKEGLRLAEDRSKDPHDPHKIYEFVNSGVGDFSQPDTSPDTNGGGSTSDTQEDILDELLGNMVLAPLPDPGPPSLAVAPEPCPQPQQSPSLDNPTPFPNLGPSENPLKRLLVPGEEWEFEVTAFYRGRQVFQQTISCPEGLRLVGSEVGDRTLPGWPITLPDPGVSLTDRGVMSYVRHVLSCLGGGLALWRAGQWLWAQRLGHCHTYWAVSEELLPNSGHGPDGEVPKDKEGGVFDLGPFIVGSWAPRSDYLHGRKRTLTTLCPLVLCWGVMAPGPAVDQEACDGQGCAHVPQGLGRNRPGRGCLLPGEHCGPAHFQQPPTLPHLRPVQGLPAGLGGGHGFPGPWGGLSPRSSWCGL; from the exons ATGGGAACCCCAAAGCCACGGATCCTGCCCTGGCTGGTGTCGCAGCTGGACCTGGGGCAACTGGAGGGCGTGGCCTGGGTGAACAAGAGCCGCACGCGCTTCCGCATCCCTTGGAAGCACGGCCTACGGCAGGATGCACAGCAGGAGGATTTCGGAATCTTCCAG GCCTGGGCCGAGGCCACTGGTGCATACGTTCCCGGGAGGGATAAGCCAGACCTGCCAACCTGGAAGAGGAATTTCCGTTCTGCCCTCAACCGCAAAGAAGGCTTGCGTTTAGCAGAGGACCGGAGCAAGGACCCTCATGACCCACATAAAATCTACGAGTTTGTGAACTCAG GAGTTGGGGACTTTTCCCAGCCAGACACCTCTCCAGACACCAATGGCGGAGGCAGTACTTCTGATACCCAG GAAGACATTCTGGATGAGTTACTGGGTAACATGGTGTTGGCCCCACTCCCAGATCCGGGACCCCCAAGCCTGGCTGTAGCCCCTGAGCCCTGCCCTCAGCCCCAGCAGAGCCCCAGCTTGGACAATCCCACTCCCTTCCCAAACTTGGGGCCCTCTGAGAACCCACTGAAGCGGCTGTTGGTGCCGGGGGAAG aGTGGGAGTTTGAGGTGACAGCCTTCTACCGGGGCCGCCAAGTCTTCCAGCAGACCATCTCCTGCCCAGAGGGCCTGCGGCTGGTGGGGTCCGAAGTGGGAGACAGGACGCTGCCTGGATGGCCAATCACACTGCCAGACCCTGGCGTGTCCCTGACAGACAGGGGAGTGATGAGCTACGTGAGGcatgtgctgagctgcctgggtGGGGGACTGGCTCTCTGGCGGGCTGGGCAGTGGCTCTGGGCCCAGCGGCTGGGGCACTGCCACACATACTGGGCAGTGAGCGAGGAGCTCCTCCCCAACAGCGGGCATGGGCCTGACGGTGAGGTCCCCAAGGACAAGGAAGGAGGCGTGTTCGACCTGGGGCCCTTCATTGTAG GCTCCTGGGCCCCCAGATCTGATTACCTTCACGGAAGGAAGCGGACGCTCACCACGCTATGCCCTCTGGTTCTGTGTTGGGGAGTCATGGCCCCAGGACCAGCCGTGGACCAAGAGGCTTGTGATGGTCAAG GTTGTGCCCACGTGCCTCAGGGCCTTGGTAGAAATCGCCCGGGTAGGGGGTGCCTCCTCCCTGGAGAACACTGTGGACCTGCACATTTCCAACAGCCACCCACTCTCCCTCACCTCCGACCAGTACAAGGCCTACCTGCAGGACTTGGTGGAGGGCATGGATTTCCAGGGCCCTGGGGAGGCCTGAGCCCTCGCTCCTCATGGTGTGGCCTCTAA
- the IRF3 gene encoding interferon regulatory factor 3 isoform X4 codes for MDFDWQGAVSLLGTEKLPHLDPAEARARGASPLKFYPACSAQEDILDELLGNMVLAPLPDPGPPSLAVAPEPCPQPQQSPSLDNPTPFPNLGPSENPLKRLLVPGEEWEFEVTAFYRGRQVFQQTISCPEGLRLVGSEVGDRTLPGWPITLPDPGVSLTDRGVMSYVRHVLSCLGGGLALWRAGQWLWAQRLGHCHTYWAVSEELLPNSGHGPDGEVPKDKEGGVFDLGPFIVDLITFTEGSGRSPRYALWFCVGESWPQDQPWTKRLVMVKVVPTCLRALVEIARVGGASSLENTVDLHISNSHPLSLTSDQYKAYLQDLVEGMDFQGPGEA; via the exons ATGGATTTCGATTGGCAAGGGGCTGTCAGCCTCTTGGGAACTGAAAAACTCCCTCACCTTGATCCTGCTGAGGCCCGAGCCCGGGGAGCATCCCCTCTGAAATTCTACCCAGCCTGCTCTGCCCAG GAAGACATTCTGGATGAGTTACTGGGTAACATGGTGTTGGCCCCACTCCCAGATCCGGGACCCCCAAGCCTGGCTGTAGCCCCTGAGCCCTGCCCTCAGCCCCAGCAGAGCCCCAGCTTGGACAATCCCACTCCCTTCCCAAACTTGGGGCCCTCTGAGAACCCACTGAAGCGGCTGTTGGTGCCGGGGGAAG aGTGGGAGTTTGAGGTGACAGCCTTCTACCGGGGCCGCCAAGTCTTCCAGCAGACCATCTCCTGCCCAGAGGGCCTGCGGCTGGTGGGGTCCGAAGTGGGAGACAGGACGCTGCCTGGATGGCCAATCACACTGCCAGACCCTGGCGTGTCCCTGACAGACAGGGGAGTGATGAGCTACGTGAGGcatgtgctgagctgcctgggtGGGGGACTGGCTCTCTGGCGGGCTGGGCAGTGGCTCTGGGCCCAGCGGCTGGGGCACTGCCACACATACTGGGCAGTGAGCGAGGAGCTCCTCCCCAACAGCGGGCATGGGCCTGACGGTGAGGTCCCCAAGGACAAGGAAGGAGGCGTGTTCGACCTGGGGCCCTTCATTGTAG ATCTGATTACCTTCACGGAAGGAAGCGGACGCTCACCACGCTATGCCCTCTGGTTCTGTGTTGGGGAGTCATGGCCCCAGGACCAGCCGTGGACCAAGAGGCTTGTGATGGTCAAG GTTGTGCCCACGTGCCTCAGGGCCTTGGTAGAAATCGCCCGGGTAGGGGGTGCCTCCTCCCTGGAGAACACTGTGGACCTGCACATTTCCAACAGCCACCCACTCTCCCTCACCTCCGACCAGTACAAGGCCTACCTGCAGGACTTGGTGGAGGGCATGGATTTCCAGGGCCCTGGGGAGGCCTGA
- the IRF3 gene encoding interferon regulatory factor 3 isoform X2, which translates to MGTPKPRILPWLVSQLDLGQLEGVAWVNKSRTRFRIPWKHGLRQDAQQEDFGIFQAWAEATGAYVPGRDKPDLPTWKRNFRSALNRKEGLRLAEDRSKDPHDPHKIYEFVNSGVGDFSQPDTSPDTNGGGSTSDTQEDILDELLGNMVLAPLPDPGPPSLAVAPEPCPQPQQSPSLDNPTPFPNLGPSENPLKRLLVPGEEWEFEVTAFYRGRQVFQQTISCPEGLRLVGSEVGDRTLPGWPITLPDPGVSLTDRGVMSYVRHVLSCLGGGLALWRAGQWLWAQRLGHCHTYWAVSEELLPNSGHGPDGEVPKDKEGGVFDLGPFIVDLITFTEGSGRSPRYALWFCVGESWPQDQPWTKRLVMVKVVPTCLRALVEIARVGGASSLENTVDLHISNSHPLSLTSDQYKAYLQDLVEGMDFQGPGEA; encoded by the exons ATGGGAACCCCAAAGCCACGGATCCTGCCCTGGCTGGTGTCGCAGCTGGACCTGGGGCAACTGGAGGGCGTGGCCTGGGTGAACAAGAGCCGCACGCGCTTCCGCATCCCTTGGAAGCACGGCCTACGGCAGGATGCACAGCAGGAGGATTTCGGAATCTTCCAG GCCTGGGCCGAGGCCACTGGTGCATACGTTCCCGGGAGGGATAAGCCAGACCTGCCAACCTGGAAGAGGAATTTCCGTTCTGCCCTCAACCGCAAAGAAGGCTTGCGTTTAGCAGAGGACCGGAGCAAGGACCCTCATGACCCACATAAAATCTACGAGTTTGTGAACTCAG GAGTTGGGGACTTTTCCCAGCCAGACACCTCTCCAGACACCAATGGCGGAGGCAGTACTTCTGATACCCAG GAAGACATTCTGGATGAGTTACTGGGTAACATGGTGTTGGCCCCACTCCCAGATCCGGGACCCCCAAGCCTGGCTGTAGCCCCTGAGCCCTGCCCTCAGCCCCAGCAGAGCCCCAGCTTGGACAATCCCACTCCCTTCCCAAACTTGGGGCCCTCTGAGAACCCACTGAAGCGGCTGTTGGTGCCGGGGGAAG aGTGGGAGTTTGAGGTGACAGCCTTCTACCGGGGCCGCCAAGTCTTCCAGCAGACCATCTCCTGCCCAGAGGGCCTGCGGCTGGTGGGGTCCGAAGTGGGAGACAGGACGCTGCCTGGATGGCCAATCACACTGCCAGACCCTGGCGTGTCCCTGACAGACAGGGGAGTGATGAGCTACGTGAGGcatgtgctgagctgcctgggtGGGGGACTGGCTCTCTGGCGGGCTGGGCAGTGGCTCTGGGCCCAGCGGCTGGGGCACTGCCACACATACTGGGCAGTGAGCGAGGAGCTCCTCCCCAACAGCGGGCATGGGCCTGACGGTGAGGTCCCCAAGGACAAGGAAGGAGGCGTGTTCGACCTGGGGCCCTTCATTGTAG ATCTGATTACCTTCACGGAAGGAAGCGGACGCTCACCACGCTATGCCCTCTGGTTCTGTGTTGGGGAGTCATGGCCCCAGGACCAGCCGTGGACCAAGAGGCTTGTGATGGTCAAG GTTGTGCCCACGTGCCTCAGGGCCTTGGTAGAAATCGCCCGGGTAGGGGGTGCCTCCTCCCTGGAGAACACTGTGGACCTGCACATTTCCAACAGCCACCCACTCTCCCTCACCTCCGACCAGTACAAGGCCTACCTGCAGGACTTGGTGGAGGGCATGGATTTCCAGGGCCCTGGGGAGGCCTGA
- the IRF3 gene encoding interferon regulatory factor 3 isoform X5 → MVGRKQGWSCLVTGIKLGKPAWAEATGAYVPGRDKPDLPTWKRNFRSALNRKEGLRLAEDRSKDPHDPHKIYEFVNSGVGDFSQPDTSPDTNGGGSTSDTQEDILDELLGNMVLAPLPDPGPPSLAVAPEPCPQPQQSPSLDNPTPFPNLGPSENPLKRLLVPGEEWEFEVTAFYRGRQVFQQTISCPEGLRLVGSEVGDRTLPGWPITLPDPGVSLTDRGVMSYVRHVLSCLGGGLALWRAGQWLWAQRLGHCHTYWAVSEELLPNSGHGPDGEVPKDKEGGVFDLGPFIVDLITFTEGSGRSPRYALWFCVGESWPQDQPWTKRLVMVKVVPTCLRALVEIARVGGASSLENTVDLHISNSHPLSLTSDQYKAYLQDLVEGMDFQGPGEA, encoded by the exons ATGGTGGGGCGCAAGCAGGGTTGGAGCTGCCTGGTTACGGGAATAAAACTGGGAAAGCCA GCCTGGGCCGAGGCCACTGGTGCATACGTTCCCGGGAGGGATAAGCCAGACCTGCCAACCTGGAAGAGGAATTTCCGTTCTGCCCTCAACCGCAAAGAAGGCTTGCGTTTAGCAGAGGACCGGAGCAAGGACCCTCATGACCCACATAAAATCTACGAGTTTGTGAACTCAG GAGTTGGGGACTTTTCCCAGCCAGACACCTCTCCAGACACCAATGGCGGAGGCAGTACTTCTGATACCCAG GAAGACATTCTGGATGAGTTACTGGGTAACATGGTGTTGGCCCCACTCCCAGATCCGGGACCCCCAAGCCTGGCTGTAGCCCCTGAGCCCTGCCCTCAGCCCCAGCAGAGCCCCAGCTTGGACAATCCCACTCCCTTCCCAAACTTGGGGCCCTCTGAGAACCCACTGAAGCGGCTGTTGGTGCCGGGGGAAG aGTGGGAGTTTGAGGTGACAGCCTTCTACCGGGGCCGCCAAGTCTTCCAGCAGACCATCTCCTGCCCAGAGGGCCTGCGGCTGGTGGGGTCCGAAGTGGGAGACAGGACGCTGCCTGGATGGCCAATCACACTGCCAGACCCTGGCGTGTCCCTGACAGACAGGGGAGTGATGAGCTACGTGAGGcatgtgctgagctgcctgggtGGGGGACTGGCTCTCTGGCGGGCTGGGCAGTGGCTCTGGGCCCAGCGGCTGGGGCACTGCCACACATACTGGGCAGTGAGCGAGGAGCTCCTCCCCAACAGCGGGCATGGGCCTGACGGTGAGGTCCCCAAGGACAAGGAAGGAGGCGTGTTCGACCTGGGGCCCTTCATTGTAG ATCTGATTACCTTCACGGAAGGAAGCGGACGCTCACCACGCTATGCCCTCTGGTTCTGTGTTGGGGAGTCATGGCCCCAGGACCAGCCGTGGACCAAGAGGCTTGTGATGGTCAAG GTTGTGCCCACGTGCCTCAGGGCCTTGGTAGAAATCGCCCGGGTAGGGGGTGCCTCCTCCCTGGAGAACACTGTGGACCTGCACATTTCCAACAGCCACCCACTCTCCCTCACCTCCGACCAGTACAAGGCCTACCTGCAGGACTTGGTGGAGGGCATGGATTTCCAGGGCCCTGGGGAGGCCTGA
- the BCL2L12 gene encoding bcl-2-like protein 12 isoform X2, translating into MAGSEELGLREDTLRVLAAFHRHGEAAGSPVPTPPSPAQEEPTDFLSRLRRCLPCSLGRGAAPSESPRPCSLPIRPCYGSEPGPATPDFYALVAQRLEQLVQEQLKSPPSPELQGPPPTEKEAILRRLVALLEEEAEVINQKLASDPALRSKLVRLSSGSFARLVELFCSREDSSRPSRACPGPPPPSPEPLARLALAMELSRRVAGLGGTLAGLSVEHVHSFTPWIQAHGGWEGILAVSPGDLNLPLD; encoded by the exons ATGGCAGGCTCTGAAGAGCTGGGGCTCCGGGAAGACACGCTGAGGGTCCTAGCTGCCTTCCATAGGCATGGTGAGGCTGCCGGGTCTCCTGTTCCAACTCCACCTAG CCCTGCCCAAGAAGAGCCAACAGACTTCCTGAGCCGCCTTCGAAGATGTCTTCCCTGCTCCCTGGGGCGAGGAGCAGCCCCCTCTGAGTCCCCTCGGCCTTGCTCTCTGCCCATCCGTCCCTGCTATGGTTCAGAGCCTG GCCCAGCTACTCCAGACTTCTATGCCTTGGTGGCCCAGCGGCTGGAACAGCTGGTCCAAGAGCAACTGAAATCTCCGCCTAGCCCAG AATTACAGGGTCCCCCACCCACAGAGAAGGAAGCCATACTGCGGAGGCTGGTGGCcctgctggaggaggaggcagaagtCATTAACCAGAAG CTGGCCTCGGACCCCGCCCTGCGCAGCAAGCTGGTCCGCCTGTCCTCCGGCTCTTTCGCCCGCCTGGTGGAGCTGTTCTGTAGCCGGGAGGACAGCTCTCGCCCAAGCCGAGCATGCCCCGGGCCCCCGCCTCCTTCCCCGGAGCCCCTGGCCCGCCTGGCCCTGGCCATGGAGCTGAGCCGGCGCGTGGCCGGGCTGGGGGGCACCCTGGCCGGACTCAGCGTGGAGCACGTGCACAGCTTCACGCCCTGGATCCAGGCCCACGGGGGCTGG GAGGGCATCCTGGCCGTTTCACCCGGGGACTTGAACTTGCCATTGGACTGA
- the BCL2L12 gene encoding bcl-2-like protein 12 isoform X4: MAGSEELGLREDTLRVLAAFHRHGEAAGSPVPTPPSPAQEEPTDFLSRLRRCLPCSLGRGAAPSESPRPCSLPIRPCYGSEPGPATPDFYALVAQRLEQLVQEQLKSPPSPELQGPPPTEKEAILRRLVALLEEEAEVINQKEGILAVSPGDLNLPLD; the protein is encoded by the exons ATGGCAGGCTCTGAAGAGCTGGGGCTCCGGGAAGACACGCTGAGGGTCCTAGCTGCCTTCCATAGGCATGGTGAGGCTGCCGGGTCTCCTGTTCCAACTCCACCTAG CCCTGCCCAAGAAGAGCCAACAGACTTCCTGAGCCGCCTTCGAAGATGTCTTCCCTGCTCCCTGGGGCGAGGAGCAGCCCCCTCTGAGTCCCCTCGGCCTTGCTCTCTGCCCATCCGTCCCTGCTATGGTTCAGAGCCTG GCCCAGCTACTCCAGACTTCTATGCCTTGGTGGCCCAGCGGCTGGAACAGCTGGTCCAAGAGCAACTGAAATCTCCGCCTAGCCCAG AATTACAGGGTCCCCCACCCACAGAGAAGGAAGCCATACTGCGGAGGCTGGTGGCcctgctggaggaggaggcagaagtCATTAACCAGAAG GAGGGCATCCTGGCCGTTTCACCCGGGGACTTGAACTTGCCATTGGACTGA
- the BCL2L12 gene encoding bcl-2-like protein 12 isoform X1, giving the protein MAGSEELGLREDTLRVLAAFHRHGEAAGSPVPTPPRSPAQEEPTDFLSRLRRCLPCSLGRGAAPSESPRPCSLPIRPCYGSEPGPATPDFYALVAQRLEQLVQEQLKSPPSPELQGPPPTEKEAILRRLVALLEEEAEVINQKLASDPALRSKLVRLSSGSFARLVELFCSREDSSRPSRACPGPPPPSPEPLARLALAMELSRRVAGLGGTLAGLSVEHVHSFTPWIQAHGGWEGILAVSPGDLNLPLD; this is encoded by the exons ATGGCAGGCTCTGAAGAGCTGGGGCTCCGGGAAGACACGCTGAGGGTCCTAGCTGCCTTCCATAGGCATGGTGAGGCTGCCGGGTCTCCTGTTCCAACTCCACCTAG AAGCCCTGCCCAAGAAGAGCCAACAGACTTCCTGAGCCGCCTTCGAAGATGTCTTCCCTGCTCCCTGGGGCGAGGAGCAGCCCCCTCTGAGTCCCCTCGGCCTTGCTCTCTGCCCATCCGTCCCTGCTATGGTTCAGAGCCTG GCCCAGCTACTCCAGACTTCTATGCCTTGGTGGCCCAGCGGCTGGAACAGCTGGTCCAAGAGCAACTGAAATCTCCGCCTAGCCCAG AATTACAGGGTCCCCCACCCACAGAGAAGGAAGCCATACTGCGGAGGCTGGTGGCcctgctggaggaggaggcagaagtCATTAACCAGAAG CTGGCCTCGGACCCCGCCCTGCGCAGCAAGCTGGTCCGCCTGTCCTCCGGCTCTTTCGCCCGCCTGGTGGAGCTGTTCTGTAGCCGGGAGGACAGCTCTCGCCCAAGCCGAGCATGCCCCGGGCCCCCGCCTCCTTCCCCGGAGCCCCTGGCCCGCCTGGCCCTGGCCATGGAGCTGAGCCGGCGCGTGGCCGGGCTGGGGGGCACCCTGGCCGGACTCAGCGTGGAGCACGTGCACAGCTTCACGCCCTGGATCCAGGCCCACGGGGGCTGG GAGGGCATCCTGGCCGTTTCACCCGGGGACTTGAACTTGCCATTGGACTGA
- the BCL2L12 gene encoding bcl-2-like protein 12 isoform X3, producing the protein MAGSEELGLREDTLRVLAAFHRHGEAAGSPVPTPPRSPAQEEPTDFLSRLRRCLPCSLGRGAAPSESPRPCSLPIRPCYGSEPGPATPDFYALVAQRLEQLVQEQLKSPPSPELQGPPPTEKEAILRRLVALLEEEAEVINQKEGILAVSPGDLNLPLD; encoded by the exons ATGGCAGGCTCTGAAGAGCTGGGGCTCCGGGAAGACACGCTGAGGGTCCTAGCTGCCTTCCATAGGCATGGTGAGGCTGCCGGGTCTCCTGTTCCAACTCCACCTAG AAGCCCTGCCCAAGAAGAGCCAACAGACTTCCTGAGCCGCCTTCGAAGATGTCTTCCCTGCTCCCTGGGGCGAGGAGCAGCCCCCTCTGAGTCCCCTCGGCCTTGCTCTCTGCCCATCCGTCCCTGCTATGGTTCAGAGCCTG GCCCAGCTACTCCAGACTTCTATGCCTTGGTGGCCCAGCGGCTGGAACAGCTGGTCCAAGAGCAACTGAAATCTCCGCCTAGCCCAG AATTACAGGGTCCCCCACCCACAGAGAAGGAAGCCATACTGCGGAGGCTGGTGGCcctgctggaggaggaggcagaagtCATTAACCAGAAG GAGGGCATCCTGGCCGTTTCACCCGGGGACTTGAACTTGCCATTGGACTGA
- the BCL2L12 gene encoding bcl-2-like protein 12 isoform X5 produces the protein MAGSEELGLREDTLRVLAAFHRHGEAAGSPVPTPPRSPAQEEPTDFLSRLRRCLPCSLGRGAAPSESPRPCSLPIRPCYGSEPGPATPDFYALVAQRLEQLVQEQLKSPPSPGGHPGRFTRGLELAIGLSSFSEAATR, from the exons ATGGCAGGCTCTGAAGAGCTGGGGCTCCGGGAAGACACGCTGAGGGTCCTAGCTGCCTTCCATAGGCATGGTGAGGCTGCCGGGTCTCCTGTTCCAACTCCACCTAG AAGCCCTGCCCAAGAAGAGCCAACAGACTTCCTGAGCCGCCTTCGAAGATGTCTTCCCTGCTCCCTGGGGCGAGGAGCAGCCCCCTCTGAGTCCCCTCGGCCTTGCTCTCTGCCCATCCGTCCCTGCTATGGTTCAGAGCCTG GCCCAGCTACTCCAGACTTCTATGCCTTGGTGGCCCAGCGGCTGGAACAGCTGGTCCAAGAGCAACTGAAATCTCCGCCTAGCCCAG GAGGGCATCCTGGCCGTTTCACCCGGGGACTTGAACTTGCCATTGGACTGAGCTCTTTCTCAGAAGCTGCTACAAGATGA